A DNA window from Malus domestica chromosome 12, GDT2T_hap1 contains the following coding sequences:
- the LOC103423346 gene encoding uncharacterized protein isoform X2 has protein sequence MADIYPSYIEISDDDDQIQQEQHPELPINDHPEHEDLDDDLAVDPDYEQYLAGLLASSFSQNAAGIDSGDEDGFGVPPSAAEIADETDFGDETEEADFLNVAAIAGETEQSGGAEEGGEKRRRIGGPETSSSAAGGIGSKQGLICSICLDSRTVEGDHRICSLPCGHLFGMSCINRWLQHKDTGKCPICNRKKCELKDVLKLFVSYPWDDSVDDDESEKQKTIRELKDKCASLENELAALRKNEAKLQLEDEQRTKGMEEKFTDQLARSLDTDRNS, from the exons ATGGCAGACATTTACCCTTCCTACATCGAAATTAGCGACGACGACGACCAAATCCAACAGGAGCAACACCCAGAGCTGCCGATCAACGATCATCCAGAACACGAAGACCTCGACGACGACTTAGCAGTAGACCCGGATTATGAACAGTACCTTGCCGGACTACTAGCCTCTAGCTTCTCTCAAAATGCTGCCGGAATTGATTCCGGCGACGAGGATGGGTTCGGTGTTCCTCCAAGTGCTGCCGAAATTGCTGACGAAACAGATTTTGGCGACGAGACTGAGGAAGCTGATTTTTTGAATGTTGCCGCAATTGCCGGCGAAACGGAACAGTCAGGTGGGGCCGAGGAAGGCGGAGAGAAGCGGAGAAGAATAGGAGGGCCCGAAACGTCGTCGTCGGCGGCGGGTGGAATTGGCAGCAAACAGGGCTTGATTTGCTCCATTTGCTTGGATTCTAGGACCGTTGAGGGTGATCACCGCATCTG TTCTCTTCCTTGTGGGCACCTATTTGGGATGTCTTGCATAAACAGATGGCTACAGCATAAAGATACCGGGAAG TGTCCTATATGCAACCGAAAAAAATGCGAGTTGAAGGATGTTTTGAAACTTTTCGTATCATATCCATGGGATGATTCTGTTGATGATGATGAATCAGAAAAGCAAAAG ACGATTCGGGAACTCAAGGATAAATGTGCTTCTCTTGAGAATGAG CTTGCTGCGTTGCGCAAGAACGAAGCTAAACTGCAGCTTGAAGATGAACAACGTACGAAG GgtatggaagaaaaattcactGATCAACTTGCTCGTAGTTTGGACACAGATAGAAATTCTTGA
- the LOC103423346 gene encoding uncharacterized protein isoform X3: MADIYPSYIEISDDDDQIQQEQHPELPINDHPEHEDLDDDLAVDPDYEQYLAGLLASSFSQNAAGIDSGDEDGFGVPPSAAEIADETDFGDETEEADFLNVAAIAGETEQSGGAEEGGEKRRRIGGPETSSSAAGGIGSKQGLICSICLDSRTVEGDHRICSLPCGHLFGMSCINRWLQHKDTGKCPICNRKKCELKDVLKLFVSYPWDDSVDDDESEKQKTIRELKDKCASLENEGMEEKFTDQLARSLDTDRNS; this comes from the exons ATGGCAGACATTTACCCTTCCTACATCGAAATTAGCGACGACGACGACCAAATCCAACAGGAGCAACACCCAGAGCTGCCGATCAACGATCATCCAGAACACGAAGACCTCGACGACGACTTAGCAGTAGACCCGGATTATGAACAGTACCTTGCCGGACTACTAGCCTCTAGCTTCTCTCAAAATGCTGCCGGAATTGATTCCGGCGACGAGGATGGGTTCGGTGTTCCTCCAAGTGCTGCCGAAATTGCTGACGAAACAGATTTTGGCGACGAGACTGAGGAAGCTGATTTTTTGAATGTTGCCGCAATTGCCGGCGAAACGGAACAGTCAGGTGGGGCCGAGGAAGGCGGAGAGAAGCGGAGAAGAATAGGAGGGCCCGAAACGTCGTCGTCGGCGGCGGGTGGAATTGGCAGCAAACAGGGCTTGATTTGCTCCATTTGCTTGGATTCTAGGACCGTTGAGGGTGATCACCGCATCTG TTCTCTTCCTTGTGGGCACCTATTTGGGATGTCTTGCATAAACAGATGGCTACAGCATAAAGATACCGGGAAG TGTCCTATATGCAACCGAAAAAAATGCGAGTTGAAGGATGTTTTGAAACTTTTCGTATCATATCCATGGGATGATTCTGTTGATGATGATGAATCAGAAAAGCAAAAG ACGATTCGGGAACTCAAGGATAAATGTGCTTCTCTTGAGAATGAG GgtatggaagaaaaattcactGATCAACTTGCTCGTAGTTTGGACACAGATAGAAATTCTTGA
- the LOC103423346 gene encoding uncharacterized protein isoform X1: MADIYPSYIEISDDDDQIQQEQHPELPINDHPEHEDLDDDLAVDPDYEQYLAGLLASSFSQNAAGIDSGDEDGFGVPPSAAEIADETDFGDETEEADFLNVAAIAGETEQSGGAEEGGEKRRRIGGPETSSSAAGGIGSKQGLICSICLDSRTVEGDHRICSLPCGHLFGMSCINRWLQHKDTGKCPICNRKKCELKDVLKLFVSYPWDDSVDDDESEKQKTIRELKDKCASLENELAALRKNEAKLQLEDEQRTKMDSASNSAIWAQLGDLLKGMEEKFTDQLARSLDTDRNS, encoded by the exons ATGGCAGACATTTACCCTTCCTACATCGAAATTAGCGACGACGACGACCAAATCCAACAGGAGCAACACCCAGAGCTGCCGATCAACGATCATCCAGAACACGAAGACCTCGACGACGACTTAGCAGTAGACCCGGATTATGAACAGTACCTTGCCGGACTACTAGCCTCTAGCTTCTCTCAAAATGCTGCCGGAATTGATTCCGGCGACGAGGATGGGTTCGGTGTTCCTCCAAGTGCTGCCGAAATTGCTGACGAAACAGATTTTGGCGACGAGACTGAGGAAGCTGATTTTTTGAATGTTGCCGCAATTGCCGGCGAAACGGAACAGTCAGGTGGGGCCGAGGAAGGCGGAGAGAAGCGGAGAAGAATAGGAGGGCCCGAAACGTCGTCGTCGGCGGCGGGTGGAATTGGCAGCAAACAGGGCTTGATTTGCTCCATTTGCTTGGATTCTAGGACCGTTGAGGGTGATCACCGCATCTG TTCTCTTCCTTGTGGGCACCTATTTGGGATGTCTTGCATAAACAGATGGCTACAGCATAAAGATACCGGGAAG TGTCCTATATGCAACCGAAAAAAATGCGAGTTGAAGGATGTTTTGAAACTTTTCGTATCATATCCATGGGATGATTCTGTTGATGATGATGAATCAGAAAAGCAAAAG ACGATTCGGGAACTCAAGGATAAATGTGCTTCTCTTGAGAATGAG CTTGCTGCGTTGCGCAAGAACGAAGCTAAACTGCAGCTTGAAGATGAACAACGTACGAA GATGGACTCTGCTTCTAATTCCGCTATTTGGGCTCAACTTGGTGACCTGCTGAAGGgtatggaagaaaaattcactGATCAACTTGCTCGTAGTTTGGACACAGATAGAAATTCTTGA
- the LOC103450024 gene encoding uncharacterized protein isoform X1, whose protein sequence is MANPILSFIDLVDGGLSEESDEDESEEEEEEDEEEEGTVDVDSAVYLADQTGAAGSAPETAAARDGDEEVGNKRRRRGGSEAVSGDGVGSAECSQGSSSQWNRNEMDGLFCSICLEPWTNDGDHHISCLPCGHLFGMSCIKRWLQQRSNSRKCPQCNEKCMLKDVRKLFVSQIVSVDEESQKRIRSLEAKCDSLEKKESAWCKREVQWRKRELELQDKVQHLTERATYLEHLLGDTQNGTSGVVNANGVREGRFVAGEKILDERSYGRNFGSKFCGQAYSCNFILEKELQVDGARLFDVDESNQIILISRRLDGIGGRHVLTKMSLIPPYDRDDILLPRDTRAIRDLRISSSNSDLALFACLGKKLSVLSMESNNVILTYDLPAAAWTCSWDLNNPYYAYAGLQNGSLWVFDMRQTAGPVESRRGLSNNPIHTVHSLSHNSALPSGARSVLSASSIGLCLWNFGCAEEGPTLVPQTENQGVCISLAYCPSNDDIVASYRPKVETSDETLLSQPQLTPSRGGFGQGTVGSHVLLKRADINCFDRLGSACTNVCDIGLPRSAIIDVGNYSTLFASQDKLSSELVLQELPSFTTLQRLKLQKDPLRDLKYSPAIKQGLLSCLSGDKLQLFSTKLSGKR, encoded by the exons ATGGCAAACCCTATCCTATCCTTCATTGATCTTGTTGACGGAGGACTCAGCGAGGAATCCGATGAAGACGAatctgaagaagaagaagaagaagacgaggaagaagaaggcacAGTGGACGTTGATTCTGCTGTTTACCTTGCAGATCAAACCGGTGCAGCCGGAAGTGCTCCTGAAACGGCGGCGGCGAGGGATGGGGATGAGGAAGTTGGAAATAAGCGTAGAAGGAGAGGAGGAAGCGAAGCGGTGTCGGGGGATGGAGTTGGCAGTGCAGAGTGCTCCCAAGGCAGCAGCAGCCAATGGAATCGGAACGAAATGGACGGGCTATTTTGCTCTATCTGCTTGGAGCCTTGGACCAATGACGGTGATCATCATATCAG TTGTCTTCCTTGTGGACACCTGTTCGGCATGTCTTGCATAAAACGATGGCTACAGCAGCGTAGCAATTCGAGGAAG tgtcCTCAATGCAACGAAAAATGCATGTTGAAGGATGTTAGGAAGCTTTTTGTATCCCAAATTGTTTCTGTTGATGAAGAGTCACAAAAG agaATTCGGTCACTTGAGGCTAAATGTGATTCTCTTGAGAAGAAG GAATCTGCTTGGTGTAAGAGAGAAGTTCAATGGAGAAAGCGAGAGCTTGAACTGCAAGATAAAGTTCAACATCTTACAGAG AGGGCAACTTATTTGGAGCATCTATTAGGAGACACACAGAACGGAACATCTGGAGTAGTCAATGCTAATGGGGTTCGTGAAGGAAGATTTGTGGCTGGTGAAAAAATCTTAGATGAAAGATCCTATG GGCGAAACTTTGGATCAAAGTTTTGTGGACAAGCATATTCTTGCAATTTCATATTAGAG AAGGAGTTGCAGGTAGATGGTGCTCGTTTATTTGATGTTGATGAATCTAACCAAATTATTTTGATTTCGCGAAGGCTGGATGGGATAGGGGGAAGACATGTGCTTACCAAG ATGAGTTTGATACCTCCGTATGACAGAGATGATATTCTCCTTCCTAGAGATACAAGAGCCATTAGGGATCTACGCATTTCTTCTTCTAACAGTGACCTTGCACTCTTTGCTTGCTTGGGGAAGAAATTGTCAGTTCTCAG TATGGAAAGCAACAATGTCATCCTTACCTATGATCTACCG GCTGCTGCTTGGACATGTTCATGGGATCTCAACAATCCATATTATGCTTATGCTGGTTTACAG AATGGCTCTCTTTGGGTGTTTGACATGCGCCAAACTGCAGGGCCTGTTGAATCTCGGAGAGGGCTTTCAAACAACCCAATTCATACAGTACATTCCCTTTCACATAATTCAGCTCTTCCTTCTGGTGCTAGATCGGTGCTCTCCGCTTCTTCGATTGGCTTATGTCTGTGGAACTTTGGTTGTGCCGAAGAAGG GCCGACATTAGTCCCTCAAACCGAGAATCAAGGAGTTTGCATATCATTGGCGTATTGTCCTAGCAATGATGACATTGTTGCTTCCTACCGTCCCAAAGTTGAAACGTCTGATGAGACGCTCTTGTCTCAACCACAGCTTACTCCTTCCCGTGGTGGCTTTGGACAAGGAACAGTGGGTTCCCATGTTCTCTTGAAGAGAGCAGACATCAACTGTTTTGATCGTTTGGGTTCTGCATGCACCAATGTATGTGATATCGGGCTTCCAAGATCTGCGATCATCGACGTTGGAAATTATAGCACATTGTTTGCCTCTCAGGATAAGTTGAGTTCTGAATTAGTCTTACAAGAGCTACCGTCTTTTACGACCTTACAGCGCCTTAAATTACAGAAAGATCCTCTTCGTGATCTGAAGTACAGTCCGGCGATAAAACAAGGTCTACTTAGTTGTTTAAGTGGTGACAAACTGCAACTCTTCAGTACCAAGCTTTCAGGAAAGAGATGA
- the LOC103450024 gene encoding uncharacterized protein isoform X2 → MANPILSFIDLVDGGLSEESDEDESEEEEEEDEEEEGTVDVDSAVYLADQTGAAGSAPETAAARDGDEEVGNKRRRRGGSEAVSGDGVGSAECSQGSSSQWNRNEMDGLFCSICLEPWTNDGDHHISCLPCGHLFGMSCIKRWLQQRSNSRKCPQCNEKCMLKDVRKLFVSQIVSVDEESQKRIRSLEAKCDSLEKKESAWCKREVQWRKRELELQDKVQHLTERATYLEHLLGDTQNGTSGVVNANGVREGRFVAGRNFGSKFCGQAYSCNFILEKELQVDGARLFDVDESNQIILISRRLDGIGGRHVLTKMSLIPPYDRDDILLPRDTRAIRDLRISSSNSDLALFACLGKKLSVLSMESNNVILTYDLPAAAWTCSWDLNNPYYAYAGLQNGSLWVFDMRQTAGPVESRRGLSNNPIHTVHSLSHNSALPSGARSVLSASSIGLCLWNFGCAEEGPTLVPQTENQGVCISLAYCPSNDDIVASYRPKVETSDETLLSQPQLTPSRGGFGQGTVGSHVLLKRADINCFDRLGSACTNVCDIGLPRSAIIDVGNYSTLFASQDKLSSELVLQELPSFTTLQRLKLQKDPLRDLKYSPAIKQGLLSCLSGDKLQLFSTKLSGKR, encoded by the exons ATGGCAAACCCTATCCTATCCTTCATTGATCTTGTTGACGGAGGACTCAGCGAGGAATCCGATGAAGACGAatctgaagaagaagaagaagaagacgaggaagaagaaggcacAGTGGACGTTGATTCTGCTGTTTACCTTGCAGATCAAACCGGTGCAGCCGGAAGTGCTCCTGAAACGGCGGCGGCGAGGGATGGGGATGAGGAAGTTGGAAATAAGCGTAGAAGGAGAGGAGGAAGCGAAGCGGTGTCGGGGGATGGAGTTGGCAGTGCAGAGTGCTCCCAAGGCAGCAGCAGCCAATGGAATCGGAACGAAATGGACGGGCTATTTTGCTCTATCTGCTTGGAGCCTTGGACCAATGACGGTGATCATCATATCAG TTGTCTTCCTTGTGGACACCTGTTCGGCATGTCTTGCATAAAACGATGGCTACAGCAGCGTAGCAATTCGAGGAAG tgtcCTCAATGCAACGAAAAATGCATGTTGAAGGATGTTAGGAAGCTTTTTGTATCCCAAATTGTTTCTGTTGATGAAGAGTCACAAAAG agaATTCGGTCACTTGAGGCTAAATGTGATTCTCTTGAGAAGAAG GAATCTGCTTGGTGTAAGAGAGAAGTTCAATGGAGAAAGCGAGAGCTTGAACTGCAAGATAAAGTTCAACATCTTACAGAG AGGGCAACTTATTTGGAGCATCTATTAGGAGACACACAGAACGGAACATCTGGAGTAGTCAATGCTAATGGGGTTCGTGAAGGAAGATTTGTGGCTG GGCGAAACTTTGGATCAAAGTTTTGTGGACAAGCATATTCTTGCAATTTCATATTAGAG AAGGAGTTGCAGGTAGATGGTGCTCGTTTATTTGATGTTGATGAATCTAACCAAATTATTTTGATTTCGCGAAGGCTGGATGGGATAGGGGGAAGACATGTGCTTACCAAG ATGAGTTTGATACCTCCGTATGACAGAGATGATATTCTCCTTCCTAGAGATACAAGAGCCATTAGGGATCTACGCATTTCTTCTTCTAACAGTGACCTTGCACTCTTTGCTTGCTTGGGGAAGAAATTGTCAGTTCTCAG TATGGAAAGCAACAATGTCATCCTTACCTATGATCTACCG GCTGCTGCTTGGACATGTTCATGGGATCTCAACAATCCATATTATGCTTATGCTGGTTTACAG AATGGCTCTCTTTGGGTGTTTGACATGCGCCAAACTGCAGGGCCTGTTGAATCTCGGAGAGGGCTTTCAAACAACCCAATTCATACAGTACATTCCCTTTCACATAATTCAGCTCTTCCTTCTGGTGCTAGATCGGTGCTCTCCGCTTCTTCGATTGGCTTATGTCTGTGGAACTTTGGTTGTGCCGAAGAAGG GCCGACATTAGTCCCTCAAACCGAGAATCAAGGAGTTTGCATATCATTGGCGTATTGTCCTAGCAATGATGACATTGTTGCTTCCTACCGTCCCAAAGTTGAAACGTCTGATGAGACGCTCTTGTCTCAACCACAGCTTACTCCTTCCCGTGGTGGCTTTGGACAAGGAACAGTGGGTTCCCATGTTCTCTTGAAGAGAGCAGACATCAACTGTTTTGATCGTTTGGGTTCTGCATGCACCAATGTATGTGATATCGGGCTTCCAAGATCTGCGATCATCGACGTTGGAAATTATAGCACATTGTTTGCCTCTCAGGATAAGTTGAGTTCTGAATTAGTCTTACAAGAGCTACCGTCTTTTACGACCTTACAGCGCCTTAAATTACAGAAAGATCCTCTTCGTGATCTGAAGTACAGTCCGGCGATAAAACAAGGTCTACTTAGTTGTTTAAGTGGTGACAAACTGCAACTCTTCAGTACCAAGCTTTCAGGAAAGAGATGA